The following proteins are encoded in a genomic region of Mycolicibacterium rutilum:
- a CDS encoding glycosyltransferase — protein MKFAIAVHGTRGDVEPCAAVGLELVRRGHQVGFAAPPNLTDFVESAGLPALPYGVDSQEQLDANVFRQYWKIRNPATILRELREYITQGWAEMSTTLTGLAEDADLILTGTTYQEVAANVAEHYDSPLAALHYFPARANSQVLPIPLPPKIVRSGWAVAEWVHWRALKEAEDAQRRELGLPKAKVRAVRRIVEGGALEIQAYDPLFFPGLAEEWSGRRPLIGSMTLGLSTDNDDEVSSWIAAGTPPIYFGFGSMPVESPAAAVQMIIDVCGRLGERALISSGVWDLSDVDLTGAEHVKIVRTVNHAAVFPRCRAIVHHGGAGTTAASVRSGVPTLVIWVGADQPFWGKQVQRLEIGGCLRFSRLTSEALLAELRNVLSPRCAEHARAVSAQLTDPAQSVATAADLLEDAVRNSTARSVIR, from the coding sequence ATGAAATTTGCTATCGCCGTTCATGGCACGCGTGGCGACGTCGAGCCGTGCGCAGCCGTCGGCCTGGAGTTGGTCCGCCGCGGGCATCAGGTCGGCTTCGCCGCACCGCCCAACCTGACCGACTTCGTCGAGTCCGCCGGTCTACCGGCTTTGCCCTACGGGGTCGACTCGCAAGAGCAGCTCGACGCCAACGTCTTCCGGCAGTACTGGAAAATCCGCAATCCGGCCACCATCCTGCGGGAGCTGCGCGAGTACATCACCCAGGGCTGGGCCGAGATGAGCACGACGCTGACCGGGCTGGCCGAGGACGCCGACCTGATCCTGACCGGGACGACCTACCAGGAGGTCGCCGCGAATGTCGCCGAGCACTACGACAGCCCGTTGGCCGCCCTGCACTACTTCCCGGCCCGCGCCAACAGCCAGGTGCTGCCGATACCGCTGCCTCCCAAGATCGTGCGGTCCGGTTGGGCCGTCGCCGAGTGGGTGCACTGGCGCGCGCTCAAGGAGGCCGAGGACGCGCAGCGACGCGAGCTGGGGCTGCCCAAGGCCAAGGTGCGGGCGGTGCGGCGCATCGTCGAAGGGGGCGCCCTGGAGATCCAGGCCTACGACCCGCTGTTCTTCCCCGGGCTGGCCGAGGAGTGGTCCGGGCGGCGGCCGTTGATCGGTTCGATGACGCTGGGCCTGTCGACCGACAACGACGACGAGGTCAGCTCCTGGATTGCCGCGGGCACGCCGCCGATCTACTTCGGATTCGGCAGCATGCCGGTCGAATCACCCGCTGCGGCAGTGCAGATGATCATCGACGTGTGCGGGCGGCTCGGTGAGCGCGCCCTGATCAGCTCGGGCGTGTGGGACCTGTCGGATGTCGACCTCACCGGCGCCGAGCACGTGAAGATCGTGCGCACGGTCAACCACGCGGCGGTGTTCCCGCGCTGCCGGGCGATCGTGCACCACGGCGGCGCGGGCACCACCGCCGCCAGCGTGCGCTCCGGCGTACCGACGCTGGTGATCTGGGTGGGCGCCGATCAGCCGTTCTGGGGCAAGCAGGTGCAGCGCCTGGAAATCGGCGGGTGCCTGCGGTTCTCGCGGCTGACCAGTGAGGCGCTGCTGGCCGAACTACGCAACGTGCTGAGCCCGCGCTGCGCCGAGCACGCCCGCGCGGTGTCCGCGCAGCTCACCGATCCTGCGCAGAGCGTGGCGACGGCGGCCGATCTGCTGGAGGACGCGGTCCGCAACAGCACCGCGCGATCGGTCATTCGATGA
- a CDS encoding MMPL/RND family transporter produces the protein MLRRAIPRGAFDGAGLEGLGRLVVRHPILVIVAWVVLAATLFLTLPPLMEVAERKPPGLLPDSSSVMVAGNEMGEAFAEGAGSGNSGNVGAIIFANEDGLTPDDEATYRKVVDRLKADPEHVLSTQDFVSIPELKQVMTSEDKKAWQLPISMQGTMGTGEGQRAYKAVLKEVKEATEGSQLEVNVIGPAATFDDLNKIGKRDQLVIEIVTVVAVLSILIMVYRNIVAIILPMLMIGVGLVVAQSVVAGLGDIGVIGLGPQTLMLMTAMMMGAGTDYAIFFFTRYHELVREGGTSDDSVIGALGSIGKVIAGSAGTTALAFVGLAFTELGAFSTVGPALAVTVLIGFLVSITLLPAMIVLTGRRGWVKPRKDLTSRWWRRSGVHIVRKPKVHLAASLVILIGLAACCSMIRFNYDERTSLPADASSNIGYAALDKHFPVSSTIQQFLLVQAPDQDLRSPKALADMEEMAKRVAALPDIAMVRGITRPTGEVLEQAKATYQAGEVGSKLGDASQLIEDNDANLNLLSGGAHKLADTLDQLRDGVVDGIVTLRPLAKVLTDMQAKYGGTTTLEEIDKTATLVANMRSLGDAMGDSLMQMAEMYSWAGPIVKSLNASPVCNVDPSCVESRTYLQRITKMNDDGTAQKVANLGRVLQETKATQTLDETVRDLGASMKVAVEAIRAAGLEDTGSVQAQLAEAQKGADLLADSSRQLAEGVQLLVDQTRNMGGGLDQASAFLMAMRTEAKDPPMAGFYVPPQILTQEEFQKAAKLFISPDGHTARYLVQTGLNPFGTEAMDQVKDIVKAAESAKPNTSLADAKISMVGFSAVQNDIRNYYNGDVRFIIIVTLLVVFLILVVLLRSLIAPIYLVGSVILSYISALGIGVLFFQFLLGQGIHWSVPGMTFLVLVAVGADYNLLLIARIRDEAARGIRTAVIRTVGATGSVITSAGLIFAASMFGLTFSSLQAVVQIGFVIGIGLLLDTFLVRTITVPAMAVLIGDRNWWPTKPTFEAKPLITPIVGQKRVDDDPITEPIGNPELADDADADIDTGEDDRTDELVSVGADSGSTRTADGWVQPQ, from the coding sequence ATGTTGCGGCGCGCCATACCCCGCGGTGCGTTTGACGGGGCGGGACTCGAAGGCCTGGGACGGCTGGTAGTTCGTCATCCCATTTTGGTCATCGTGGCTTGGGTGGTGCTGGCGGCAACGCTGTTCCTGACGTTGCCCCCGCTGATGGAGGTAGCCGAGCGTAAGCCGCCGGGCCTGCTACCGGACTCCTCGAGCGTGATGGTTGCCGGTAACGAGATGGGCGAAGCCTTCGCGGAGGGCGCCGGTTCGGGCAACTCGGGCAACGTCGGCGCGATCATCTTCGCCAACGAGGACGGCCTCACCCCCGACGACGAGGCCACCTACCGCAAGGTGGTGGACCGGCTCAAGGCCGACCCCGAGCACGTGCTGTCGACGCAGGACTTCGTCTCCATCCCCGAGCTCAAGCAGGTGATGACGAGCGAGGACAAGAAGGCCTGGCAGCTGCCCATCAGCATGCAGGGCACGATGGGCACGGGGGAGGGCCAACGCGCGTACAAGGCCGTCCTCAAGGAGGTCAAGGAGGCCACCGAGGGTTCGCAGCTCGAGGTCAACGTCATCGGGCCCGCGGCCACCTTCGACGACCTCAACAAGATCGGCAAGCGCGATCAGCTCGTCATCGAGATCGTCACCGTCGTCGCGGTGTTGTCGATTCTGATCATGGTGTACCGCAACATCGTTGCGATCATCCTGCCGATGCTGATGATCGGCGTCGGGCTGGTGGTGGCCCAGTCTGTGGTGGCGGGACTCGGCGACATCGGGGTGATCGGTCTCGGTCCGCAGACGTTGATGTTGATGACCGCGATGATGATGGGCGCGGGCACCGACTACGCGATCTTCTTCTTCACGCGCTACCACGAACTGGTCCGCGAGGGCGGCACCTCCGACGACTCGGTGATCGGTGCGCTGGGGTCGATCGGCAAGGTGATCGCCGGTTCGGCGGGCACCACCGCGCTCGCGTTCGTCGGTCTGGCGTTCACCGAACTGGGCGCGTTCTCCACCGTCGGCCCGGCGCTCGCCGTCACCGTGCTCATCGGCTTCCTGGTGTCGATCACGCTGCTGCCGGCGATGATCGTGCTCACCGGACGCCGCGGCTGGGTCAAACCGCGCAAGGACCTGACCAGCCGGTGGTGGCGCCGCTCCGGTGTGCACATCGTGCGCAAGCCCAAGGTCCACCTCGCCGCCAGCCTGGTGATCCTCATCGGGCTCGCCGCGTGCTGCAGCATGATCAGGTTCAACTACGACGAACGCACCAGCCTGCCCGCCGACGCCTCCAGCAACATCGGATATGCGGCGCTGGACAAGCACTTCCCGGTCAGCTCCACGATCCAGCAGTTCCTGCTCGTACAGGCACCGGATCAGGATCTGCGCAGCCCCAAAGCACTTGCCGACATGGAGGAGATGGCCAAGCGGGTCGCCGCGCTGCCGGACATCGCGATGGTCCGCGGCATCACCAGGCCGACCGGTGAGGTGCTCGAGCAGGCCAAGGCGACCTACCAGGCCGGCGAGGTCGGGTCCAAACTCGGCGATGCGTCACAGCTGATCGAGGACAACGACGCGAACCTCAACCTGCTCAGCGGCGGCGCGCACAAACTCGCCGACACGCTCGACCAGCTCCGCGACGGCGTGGTCGACGGGATCGTCACGTTGCGCCCGCTGGCCAAGGTGCTCACCGACATGCAGGCGAAGTACGGCGGCACCACCACGCTCGAGGAGATCGACAAGACCGCCACATTGGTGGCCAACATGCGCTCGCTGGGCGACGCGATGGGCGACAGCCTCATGCAGATGGCCGAGATGTACAGCTGGGCCGGTCCTATCGTCAAGTCGCTCAACGCAAGTCCGGTCTGCAACGTCGACCCGTCCTGCGTCGAGTCGCGGACGTACCTGCAGCGGATCACCAAGATGAACGACGACGGCACCGCGCAGAAGGTCGCCAACCTTGGTCGGGTGCTGCAGGAGACGAAGGCCACCCAGACCCTCGACGAGACCGTGCGCGATCTGGGCGCCAGCATGAAAGTCGCCGTCGAGGCGATCCGCGCCGCGGGCCTCGAGGACACCGGCAGCGTGCAGGCGCAACTCGCCGAAGCGCAGAAGGGCGCTGACCTGCTGGCGGATTCGAGCCGGCAGCTGGCCGAGGGCGTGCAGCTGCTCGTCGACCAGACCCGCAACATGGGCGGCGGGCTCGACCAGGCGTCGGCGTTCCTGATGGCGATGCGCACCGAGGCCAAGGACCCGCCGATGGCCGGGTTCTACGTGCCGCCGCAGATCCTCACCCAGGAGGAGTTCCAGAAGGCCGCCAAGCTGTTCATCTCGCCCGACGGGCACACGGCGCGCTATCTCGTGCAGACCGGGCTGAACCCCTTCGGCACCGAGGCCATGGACCAGGTCAAGGACATCGTGAAGGCGGCCGAAAGCGCCAAGCCCAATACGTCTTTGGCGGACGCGAAGATCTCGATGGTCGGGTTCTCCGCGGTCCAGAACGACATCCGTAATTACTACAACGGCGACGTGCGGTTCATCATCATCGTCACGCTGCTCGTGGTGTTCCTGATCCTCGTCGTGCTGCTGCGCTCGCTGATCGCGCCGATCTACCTGGTGGGGTCTGTGATCCTGTCGTACATTTCGGCGCTCGGCATCGGGGTGCTGTTCTTCCAGTTCTTGCTCGGCCAGGGCATCCACTGGAGCGTGCCGGGGATGACGTTCCTGGTGCTGGTCGCGGTGGGCGCGGATTACAACCTGTTGCTGATCGCGCGAATACGCGACGAGGCCGCACGGGGGATCCGCACCGCGGTCATTCGCACGGTCGGGGCCACCGGCAGCGTGATCACCTCCGCGGGGCTGATTTTCGCCGCGTCGATGTTCGGCCTGACGTTCTCGAGCCTGCAGGCGGTTGTGCAGATCGGCTTCGTGATCGGTATCGGTCTGCTGCTCGACACGTTCCTCGTGCGCACGATCACCGTGCCGGCGATGGCGGTGTTGATCGGTGACCGCAACTGGTGGCCGACCAAACCCACGTTCGAGGCCAAGCCGTTGATCACCCCGATCGTCGGCCAAAAGCGGGTCGACGACGACCCCATCACCGAGCCGATCGGAAATCCCGAACTCGCCGATGACGCCGACGCCGACATCGACACCGGCGAGGATGACCGCACCGACGAATTGGTCTCTGTGGGAGCGGATTCGGGCAGTACCCGAACCGCCGACGGCTGGGTGCAGCCCCAGTAG